In the genome of Persephonella sp. KM09-Lau-8, one region contains:
- a CDS encoding ATP-binding protein, whose amino-acid sequence MKELFKRLITDFMEKDLEVLSRNYNIPLDTQKIVSLIGVRRSGKTYILFDLIKKLREKGLRENIIYVNFEDDRLIGITYKNLDELIEAYFELFPRKREERIYIFLDEVQEVEYWEKFVRRIYDSLNTQIYITGSSSKLLSKEIATSLRGRTISYEIFPLSFKEFLDFKNIEFNLYSSKSLSFIKSAFNEYLIKGGFPEVVLEENEDIQIRILRDYVDLVVYRDIIERYHIKNLSLLKLLIKYIFSNPATLISFNKLYNDFKSMGYKLSKDTLFEYFEYLNDAYVAFTTAVFKSSVKEEVRNPKKVFIVDNGFNYIFDTSFSPDFSKLYENLVFLNLRRKYKDVYYFRQKREVDFYVPQEKLLINVSYDISSKETLKRELTALEEGMKYFGIKESYLITSEKEETITTNSLKIHLTPLWKWLVSKS is encoded by the coding sequence ATGAAGGAACTTTTTAAAAGATTAATAACTGACTTTATGGAAAAAGATTTAGAGGTATTAAGTAGGAATTATAATATTCCCCTTGATACACAAAAAATAGTTTCTTTAATTGGGGTAAGAAGAAGCGGGAAAACATATATATTATTTGATTTAATAAAAAAACTTAGAGAAAAAGGGCTAAGGGAAAATATTATCTATGTAAATTTTGAAGATGATAGATTAATTGGTATTACCTATAAAAATCTTGATGAACTAATAGAGGCTTATTTTGAACTTTTTCCACGAAAAAGAGAAGAGAGGATATATATTTTTTTGGATGAAGTCCAGGAAGTTGAATATTGGGAGAAGTTTGTAAGAAGAATTTATGACTCACTGAATACACAAATATATATAACAGGTTCTTCTTCTAAACTACTATCAAAAGAAATAGCAACTTCTTTAAGGGGAAGGACGATTAGTTATGAAATCTTTCCTCTTAGTTTTAAAGAATTTTTGGATTTTAAAAATATAGAGTTTAATTTATATTCTTCTAAAAGTTTATCTTTTATAAAAAGTGCATTTAACGAATATCTCATAAAAGGTGGTTTTCCTGAAGTTGTTTTGGAAGAAAACGAAGATATCCAGATTAGAATTCTCAGGGATTATGTCGATTTAGTAGTCTATAGGGATATTATAGAGAGATACCATATTAAAAATCTTTCCTTATTAAAGCTACTAATTAAGTATATATTTTCAAATCCGGCTACTCTGATAAGTTTTAATAAACTATATAACGATTTCAAATCAATGGGTTATAAGCTATCTAAAGATACACTGTTTGAGTATTTTGAGTATCTAAATGATGCTTATGTAGCGTTTACAACAGCAGTATTTAAAAGTTCTGTAAAAGAAGAAGTAAGAAACCCTAAAAAAGTATTTATTGTAGATAATGGATTCAATTATATATTCGACACTTCATTTTCTCCAGATTTCTCTAAATTATATGAAAATTTAGTTTTCTTAAATTTAAGAAGAAAATATAAAGATGTTTATTACTTCAGACAGAAAAGAGAAGTTGATTTTTATGTTCCTCAAGAAAAACTTCTTATAAATGTAAGTTATGATATATCCAGTAAAGAAACTTTAAAAAGAGAATTAACTGCCTTAGAAGAAGGTATGAAGTATTTCGGAATAAAAGAGTCATATTTGATAACATCTGAGAAAGAAGAAACAATTACTACTAATTCTTTAAAAATTCATCTGACACCCTTATGGAAATGGTTAGTCAGTAAATCTTGA
- a CDS encoding CusA/CzcA family heavy metal efflux RND transporter encodes MIGLILKYRLIVLFLLIGALAYGYYAFKTIPVDTFPDPTPTQVNIYTEAPGYSAEEVEALITKKIETVMSGIKDVEKVRSESIAGLSYVAIFFKDGTDIYFDRRLVMEKLPEAQSKLPEGITPIMGPNSSGLGNVLLYALVDNSGKYSLTDLKTIQEWTIRPLLKSINGVEDIVQWGPEKAFIVYPNLEKLLKYRLTIDDIFTAIDKNGGLAGGGYTKTAEGDLVIRAVGSITSIKDIQNIPVKVVDGQVVRIKDVSVVKEDEVPQRRGAFTLNGREVQGNIVLKRIGTNTQEIVEKLRKEIKRINEEVLPEGVQIKLLYDQSYLTEKALSTIEKALIEGIILVSIAMVIFLGNIRAAILVILSIPFTLLLSFILMKQFGLTANLMSLGGLAIGLGLFADATVVVIENIFRHLSHNEEGDKRFKLEVIKLSVQEIIRPVVFAILIIIVVFLPIFSFESVEGKYFKPLALTIIFALISSLLIALVAMPVLAYFGLKSGSEKNIVMEFIEKIYHKILGFAFKIGAILFIATAVVFGGSLYLLSKIGTEFTPELDEGAVLLEVYLDPNISLDQSEKVARYIENQAKSFNVVQKVFTTIGRAEKGEVQDVNYMETWILLKPYDQWKEFSSRKEFEEALREKLKDLPAAGIIFTQPIAMRIEELLSGVKATVAIKIFGDDLEKINEIAYKVEEIAKNTKGAIDVETEAQTGKLQLQIVPKREILYRYGLNIEEILSLVGKYMAGIEVNEYRDGLISYPVFVKTSGKDLNDIEKIRNIPVYKKEDGTLLYLKDIADVKIVEGFFKIRHENGLRYALVQLNIEGRDLGGFIKELREKLHKELKLPEGYFIRFAGQFENQERAMKKLTIIVPVAIALIFLLLFINYNSIRDAFLIMLNVPFATIGGILALYISGFNLSVPASIGFIAVFGIATLNGVVLVSYIRQVLDEGKDIDTAIQKATTLRLRPILITATAASLGLVPILFTNDIGSEIQKPIAVVVIGGIFSSTFLTLILLPVVYRFVYKRFN; translated from the coding sequence ATGATAGGTTTAATACTTAAGTATAGATTGATAGTCCTATTTTTGTTAATAGGGGCTTTAGCCTATGGATATTATGCATTTAAAACTATTCCTGTTGATACATTCCCAGACCCAACGCCAACGCAGGTAAATATATACACAGAAGCTCCTGGATACTCAGCAGAAGAAGTAGAAGCACTGATAACCAAAAAAATTGAAACTGTGATGAGTGGAATAAAGGATGTGGAAAAAGTTAGGAGTGAAAGTATAGCAGGATTATCTTATGTAGCAATTTTCTTTAAAGATGGAACAGATATTTATTTTGACAGACGACTGGTTATGGAAAAACTGCCTGAAGCCCAGTCTAAACTACCGGAAGGAATTACTCCAATAATGGGTCCAAACTCTTCAGGTTTGGGAAATGTTCTGCTGTATGCACTTGTAGACAACTCAGGAAAATACTCATTAACAGACCTTAAAACTATTCAAGAATGGACTATAAGACCCCTTTTAAAATCAATCAACGGTGTTGAAGATATTGTCCAATGGGGACCAGAAAAGGCATTTATTGTTTATCCGAATTTAGAGAAACTCCTGAAATACAGATTAACTATTGATGATATCTTTACAGCAATTGACAAAAATGGAGGATTAGCTGGCGGAGGATATACAAAGACAGCAGAAGGGGATTTAGTCATAAGAGCTGTCGGAAGTATTACATCTATAAAAGACATACAGAACATTCCTGTAAAAGTAGTTGATGGACAGGTTGTCAGAATAAAAGATGTGTCAGTAGTCAAAGAAGATGAAGTTCCCCAAAGAAGAGGTGCATTTACCCTAAATGGTAGAGAGGTTCAGGGGAACATAGTCCTCAAAAGGATAGGAACAAATACACAGGAAATAGTTGAAAAGCTTAGAAAAGAAATAAAAAGAATAAATGAAGAGGTTCTACCTGAAGGCGTCCAGATAAAGCTTTTATATGACCAGTCTTATCTTACAGAAAAGGCTTTATCTACTATAGAAAAGGCACTAATTGAAGGTATTATTCTGGTATCTATTGCAATGGTTATATTTCTTGGAAATATCAGAGCAGCTATCCTTGTAATTCTATCTATTCCTTTTACATTACTTTTATCATTTATCCTTATGAAACAGTTTGGTCTTACTGCAAATCTTATGTCCCTTGGTGGTCTTGCAATTGGTCTTGGTCTGTTTGCAGATGCAACAGTTGTTGTTATTGAAAATATCTTCAGGCATTTAAGCCATAATGAAGAAGGAGACAAAAGGTTCAAATTAGAGGTTATAAAGCTTTCTGTTCAGGAAATAATCAGACCTGTTGTCTTCGCTATTTTAATTATAATTGTTGTTTTCTTGCCTATTTTCAGTTTTGAATCGGTTGAAGGTAAATATTTTAAGCCTCTTGCTTTAACAATAATCTTTGCACTTATATCTTCTTTACTTATTGCATTAGTTGCTATGCCGGTGCTGGCTTATTTTGGATTAAAAAGTGGGTCAGAGAAAAATATAGTAATGGAGTTCATTGAAAAGATTTATCACAAAATTTTGGGATTCGCCTTCAAGATAGGAGCTATTTTATTCATTGCTACAGCAGTTGTTTTTGGTGGTAGCCTCTATCTGCTTAGTAAAATAGGAACAGAGTTTACCCCTGAACTTGATGAAGGCGCTGTTTTACTGGAGGTTTATTTAGATCCTAATATTTCATTAGATCAGTCGGAAAAAGTAGCAAGATATATAGAAAATCAGGCTAAGTCTTTCAATGTAGTTCAAAAGGTTTTCACAACAATCGGTAGAGCAGAAAAAGGAGAAGTTCAGGATGTTAATTATATGGAAACATGGATACTTCTTAAGCCTTATGACCAGTGGAAAGAATTTTCCTCAAGGAAAGAGTTTGAAGAGGCTTTGAGGGAAAAGTTAAAAGACCTGCCTGCTGCAGGAATTATATTTACCCAGCCTATAGCAATGAGAATAGAAGAGCTACTATCAGGAGTAAAAGCGACAGTGGCTATAAAAATATTTGGAGATGATTTAGAAAAGATAAATGAGATAGCTTATAAGGTGGAAGAAATTGCAAAAAATACAAAAGGAGCAATAGATGTTGAAACAGAAGCACAGACAGGGAAGCTGCAGCTTCAAATAGTTCCTAAAAGAGAAATCCTTTATAGATATGGCCTGAATATAGAAGAGATTTTATCCCTCGTTGGAAAGTATATGGCAGGTATAGAAGTAAATGAATATAGAGATGGTCTTATCAGCTATCCTGTTTTTGTAAAGACTTCAGGAAAAGATTTAAATGATATAGAAAAAATCAGAAATATTCCTGTGTATAAAAAAGAGGATGGAACACTTTTATATCTAAAGGATATAGCAGATGTTAAGATCGTAGAAGGATTTTTCAAAATAAGACATGAAAACGGCCTGAGATATGCCCTTGTTCAGCTAAATATAGAAGGAAGGGATTTAGGAGGATTTATAAAAGAATTAAGGGAGAAACTGCACAAAGAGTTAAAACTACCTGAGGGCTATTTTATCCGCTTTGCAGGTCAGTTTGAAAATCAGGAAAGGGCAATGAAAAAACTAACAATCATTGTTCCTGTGGCAATAGCACTTATATTCCTGCTGCTTTTTATAAATTACAACTCAATAAGAGATGCATTTTTAATAATGCTTAATGTTCCTTTTGCCACAATCGGAGGAATTCTGGCACTTTATATATCAGGTTTTAATCTATCTGTTCCTGCATCTATTGGATTTATTGCTGTTTTCGGTATAGCAACATTAAATGGTGTTGTTCTTGTTTCATACATAAGGCAGGTATTAGATGAAGGAAAGGATATAGATACTGCTATACAAAAGGCCACTACCTTAAGGCTTAGACCTATTCTTATAACAGCTACAGCAGCCTCTTTAGGTCTTGTGCCTATTCTGTTTACAAACGATATAGGTTCAGAAATCCAAAAACCAATTGCTGTTGTGGTTATCGGTGGAATATTCAGTTCCACATTTTTGACACTAATACTTCTGCCCGTTGTTTATAGATTTGTCTATAAAAGGTTTAACTAA
- a CDS encoding efflux RND transporter periplasmic adaptor subunit yields the protein MKGLILFLLIWGLAFAEEENIVSESNEIPPKIQKVLGIKTTTVKVQTIDLVKKYPAVVKEDLTLVQKIYSPVDGIVRKLFVKKGDTVKKGQILAYVYSPEIAKITTQINQARVKYETLKKLYEREKQLYNKKLITYTRFYNSKINYENAKANLKALQDSLKVYGEVSDGFLILRSKINGYITDQNVVLGDSVDIDKMLFRIYSDKRLWVIAAVPVEDTPFVKKGTKAQVLFPTGKISGIVDYVGKQVDPETKRVNVRVVVNNQNHILRPNMYVDIKIPLRKIKGLFVPASAVVENEGKHFVFVEYKENNFKPVEVKIGERINGYYQVLSGLQEGQKIVVQGTIHLKSKFFGEAEE from the coding sequence ATGAAAGGGTTAATATTATTTCTTCTTATATGGGGTTTGGCCTTTGCTGAAGAGGAAAATATAGTATCTGAAAGTAATGAAATTCCACCAAAAATCCAGAAGGTTCTGGGGATAAAAACAACTACTGTAAAAGTCCAGACGATTGATTTAGTAAAAAAATACCCTGCTGTAGTAAAGGAGGATTTAACCCTTGTTCAAAAGATTTATTCCCCTGTTGATGGAATAGTCAGAAAACTTTTTGTAAAAAAGGGGGATACAGTTAAAAAAGGACAGATTCTTGCCTATGTTTACTCTCCAGAAATAGCTAAAATCACAACCCAGATAAATCAGGCCAGAGTAAAGTATGAAACACTGAAAAAGCTGTATGAAAGGGAAAAGCAGCTATATAACAAAAAGCTAATAACATACACAAGATTTTATAACTCAAAGATTAACTATGAAAATGCAAAAGCAAATCTAAAGGCATTACAAGACAGCCTCAAGGTTTACGGAGAGGTTAGCGACGGTTTTCTCATCCTCAGGTCAAAAATAAATGGATATATAACCGACCAAAATGTTGTTCTGGGAGATAGTGTTGATATAGATAAAATGCTTTTCAGGATTTATTCAGACAAAAGGTTATGGGTAATCGCAGCGGTTCCTGTGGAAGATACACCTTTTGTGAAGAAAGGGACTAAGGCACAGGTTTTATTCCCAACAGGAAAAATTTCCGGAATAGTTGATTATGTAGGCAAACAGGTTGACCCAGAAACAAAGAGAGTAAATGTCAGAGTAGTAGTAAACAACCAGAATCATATTCTAAGGCCAAATATGTATGTTGATATAAAAATCCCTTTAAGAAAAATCAAGGGATTATTTGTTCCTGCCTCTGCTGTTGTTGAAAATGAAGGAAAACATTTTGTTTTTGTGGAATATAAAGAAAACAACTTTAAGCCTGTTGAGGTCAAAATAGGGGAGAGAATAAACGGTTATTATCAGGTTCTATCAGGTCTACAGGAAGGTCAAAAGATAGTTGTTCAAGGGACAATTCATCTTAAATCTAAATTCTTCGGAGAAGCAGAGGAGTAA
- a CDS encoding TolC family protein, with the protein MFSRFYIVFLLIIGFSYAATYEDILQQAFENSPYLKSYEYKKKAYEGKILSAKQTYNPEIDIEFGRLVSQTESGFALTSFSISQQLRLWGEKDFAIKSAVLQKKAEEYFFQQQRNILAGQIYQIFYEILFLDQQIKIRQKELENLQKLYSFIKEKYELGDALLIDVLRTEKDISLIQLEIQKLKSEKQAKESYLFAIAGINPVKIEGNLYQLNPLGSISVQDIPLLNYYKLLIKSYDEEIKRQKALAKPQISVGLVAEEDAEELGKYEFGIGISSSIPVFYRNQGEIISAVNRKKQLIAKEKQYKLQYQAQIESITNQYKVLTDQINKLDKTAIDKISQSLQLALSGYKEGTITYLELSSLRKQYYQTLLYKAQLYYQLHKLYGEFIKIGGVK; encoded by the coding sequence ATGTTTTCCAGATTTTATATTGTATTCCTGTTAATAATTGGCTTTAGCTATGCTGCAACCTATGAGGATATTTTGCAGCAAGCCTTTGAAAACAGTCCGTATCTAAAAAGCTATGAATATAAGAAAAAGGCTTATGAGGGTAAAATTCTTTCTGCCAAACAGACATATAATCCTGAAATTGATATTGAGTTTGGCAGACTTGTATCCCAGACAGAAAGCGGCTTTGCTTTAACATCTTTTTCTATAAGCCAGCAGCTTAGGCTATGGGGAGAAAAAGATTTTGCAATAAAATCAGCTGTTTTACAGAAAAAAGCAGAGGAATATTTTTTCCAACAACAGAGAAATATCCTTGCTGGCCAGATATACCAGATTTTTTATGAAATTCTGTTTTTAGACCAGCAGATTAAAATAAGACAAAAAGAACTTGAGAACCTGCAAAAGCTTTATTCATTTATAAAGGAAAAATATGAGCTTGGGGATGCACTGCTAATAGATGTTCTGCGGACAGAAAAAGATATTTCCCTTATCCAGCTTGAGATACAAAAACTAAAATCCGAAAAACAAGCCAAAGAAAGCTATCTGTTTGCAATTGCAGGAATAAATCCAGTAAAAATAGAAGGAAATCTATATCAGCTTAATCCTTTAGGTAGCATATCTGTCCAGGATATTCCCCTATTAAACTACTATAAGCTTCTGATTAAATCCTATGATGAAGAGATAAAAAGACAGAAAGCCCTTGCAAAGCCTCAAATATCTGTTGGTTTAGTAGCAGAGGAAGACGCAGAAGAGCTTGGCAAATATGAGTTTGGGATAGGAATATCCTCTTCTATTCCTGTTTTTTATAGAAATCAGGGAGAAATAATATCTGCTGTAAACAGAAAAAAGCAGCTAATAGCAAAAGAAAAACAGTATAAACTCCAGTATCAAGCACAGATAGAAAGTATTACAAACCAGTATAAAGTTTTAACAGATCAGATAAACAAACTGGACAAAACAGCTATTGATAAGATTAGCCAGAGCTTACAGCTTGCCTTATCAGGATACAAAGAAGGAACAATTACATACCTTGAGCTGTCTTCACTTAGAAAGCAGTATTACCAGACTCTTTTATACAAAGCCCAACTTTACTATCAGTTACACAAACTTTATGGAGAGTTTATAAAAATTGGAGGTGTTAAATAA
- the corA gene encoding magnesium/cobalt transporter CorA encodes MIRLFIREEQNIRIENVEDLSRKCKHPEKVLWIDMISPTDEEIEWVSKEFEVEFPSKQEITEIEISSRYFEDEESITINAYYLITTEGETPFNETVTFILKKHHLITVRYRELKTFKELVKKLMMNPSAYEDGYYVFAGLLEIRIDTDADTLEFITREISKLSKIIFTGIDITEEILESISYFEEMNMTIRENLIDKQRILSSLLKSYKVPREVREELRIMIKDVNSLIEYTTFNFERLDYLQNTFLGLLNIQQNQVIKIFTIMSVIFLPPTLIASIYGMNFQHMPELAWKYGYPFALLLMIISALIPLYIFKRKGWL; translated from the coding sequence ATGATTAGATTATTCATAAGAGAAGAGCAAAATATAAGGATTGAGAATGTAGAAGACCTCTCAAGGAAATGTAAACATCCTGAAAAAGTCCTGTGGATTGATATGATTTCCCCCACCGATGAAGAGATAGAATGGGTATCAAAAGAATTTGAGGTTGAATTTCCGTCTAAACAGGAAATCACAGAGATAGAAATCAGTTCCAGATATTTTGAAGACGAAGAAAGTATAACAATCAATGCCTATTATTTGATAACCACCGAAGGTGAAACTCCTTTCAATGAAACAGTAACATTTATCTTGAAAAAACACCATCTGATAACGGTTAGATATAGGGAGCTTAAAACTTTCAAAGAGCTTGTTAAAAAGCTTATGATGAATCCAAGTGCCTACGAAGATGGATATTATGTTTTTGCTGGACTGCTCGAGATTAGAATTGATACAGATGCGGACACTCTTGAGTTCATAACCAGAGAGATAAGCAAGCTTAGTAAGATTATTTTTACAGGAATTGATATAACAGAAGAAATCCTTGAGTCTATCTCTTATTTTGAAGAGATGAATATGACAATCAGAGAAAACCTGATTGACAAACAGAGAATATTATCCTCGTTGCTCAAATCTTACAAAGTTCCCCGTGAGGTAAGAGAAGAACTGAGAATAATGATAAAAGATGTAAATTCACTGATTGAATACACCACTTTTAATTTTGAAAGACTTGATTACCTGCAAAATACATTTCTGGGACTACTTAATATTCAGCAAAACCAGGTTATAAAAATATTCACAATTATGTCTGTTATATTCCTTCCACCTACACTGATAGCGAGTATTTATGGCATGAACTTTCAGCACATGCCTGAACTGGCATGGAAATATGGTTATCCATTTGCATTGCTTCTTATGATAATCTCAGCATTAATTCCACTTTATATCTTTAAAAGAAAAGGCTGGCTATAA
- a CDS encoding HNH endonuclease — MGEIICQFGDEILKKIDGFENYAVSNKGYIYRGLKYGLLPEKYKEFRVKPFKNKQGFLQVQLSNRGKRKIFYVHRLVAQYFVPNPENYKYVIHIDGNRENNEASNLKWSPYSDRKGEESYSEIFDLYSQGYSIYKISKQTGLSPQKIMKILGKKDILSISISPELKEKLVQEAKEKGITLNKLIEEILNQYIGEKNG, encoded by the coding sequence ATGGGTGAGATAATCTGTCAATTTGGAGATGAAATCCTGAAAAAAATAGATGGCTTTGAAAATTATGCCGTTAGCAACAAAGGATATATCTACAGAGGATTGAAATATGGGCTTTTACCTGAAAAATATAAGGAATTCAGGGTAAAGCCATTTAAAAATAAGCAAGGCTTCCTGCAGGTTCAGCTCAGTAATAGAGGAAAAAGAAAAATTTTCTACGTTCACAGGCTTGTTGCCCAGTATTTTGTCCCTAATCCTGAAAATTATAAATATGTTATCCATATAGACGGGAACAGAGAAAATAACGAGGCTTCAAATCTAAAATGGAGTCCTTATTCAGACAGAAAGGGGGAAGAAAGCTATTCAGAAATATTTGATTTATACTCACAGGGGTATTCTATTTATAAAATCTCAAAACAGACAGGATTAAGTCCCCAAAAAATAATGAAAATATTAGGCAAAAAGGATATATTAAGTATATCCATATCCCCTGAGCTAAAAGAGAAGCTTGTTCAGGAAGCAAAGGAAAAAGGTATAACCTTAAATAAACTGATTGAGGAAATACTAAACCAATATATAGGAGAAAAAAATGGATAA
- a CDS encoding epoxyqueuosine reductase QueH, producing the protein MDKILVHICCGVDAIYALQKIKEEFPNSYIEGYFYDPNIHPEEEYELRWIETLRVCNQLGINCEKAEYDVQNWLTAVEGLENEPERGARCTVCHDVRLEKTAQKAREKGFNKITTVLMMSPKKDFQVLKSVGEKVASEYGLEFVAIDFRKGGGVEKMNKLSKESQLYHQNYCGCMFALFQQRNSEFVEELVSFGKGRLPGSREELLFVKQIRTFAEELGLPCTEKDFDFINWRLISSVMKVNKQPVFHTVLWGSRSIKGILRAKISEILELEDKKVCLLNKSNTQIWILDTSLKEIPLEKPRNFTHPVFIVGNETQLSIGDKVELQLKTKFDENGKSQNLYIGKDTATEFIDFWSDTLSDGSYGCEIEKIKNALIEHKKDIKDGKLQIRIFGAHTIGQLGKLSSQEKSLNLNYY; encoded by the coding sequence ATGGATAAGATTCTGGTTCATATATGCTGTGGGGTAGATGCAATTTATGCACTACAAAAAATAAAAGAGGAGTTCCCAAATTCTTACATAGAAGGATATTTTTATGACCCTAATATACACCCCGAGGAAGAATATGAACTAAGATGGATAGAAACTCTTAGGGTATGCAATCAGCTTGGGATAAACTGTGAAAAGGCTGAATATGACGTCCAGAACTGGCTAACAGCAGTCGAAGGACTGGAAAATGAGCCTGAAAGAGGAGCAAGATGCACTGTCTGCCATGATGTCAGACTGGAAAAAACAGCACAGAAGGCAAGAGAAAAAGGATTTAATAAAATTACAACTGTTCTTATGATGAGCCCTAAAAAAGATTTTCAGGTTTTGAAATCTGTAGGGGAGAAAGTAGCCTCCGAATACGGTCTTGAGTTTGTAGCTATAGACTTCCGTAAAGGTGGCGGCGTTGAAAAGATGAACAAGCTATCCAAAGAAAGCCAGCTATACCACCAGAATTACTGTGGGTGTATGTTTGCCCTATTCCAGCAAAGAAATAGTGAGTTCGTGGAAGAACTGGTTAGTTTCGGTAAAGGGAGACTTCCTGGAAGTAGAGAAGAACTTCTTTTTGTAAAACAAATCAGGACATTTGCAGAAGAGCTGGGACTACCTTGCACTGAAAAAGATTTTGATTTTATAAACTGGCGTTTAATATCCTCTGTAATGAAAGTAAATAAACAGCCTGTCTTCCACACGGTTTTATGGGGTTCCCGTTCAATAAAAGGAATACTTAGAGCAAAAATCAGTGAGATATTAGAACTGGAAGATAAAAAGGTATGCTTATTAAACAAATCAAATACTCAAATATGGATTTTGGACACTTCTCTAAAGGAAATTCCCCTTGAAAAACCAAGAAATTTTACACATCCAGTTTTTATTGTTGGAAATGAAACACAACTAAGCATAGGAGATAAAGTTGAATTACAACTGAAAACCAAATTTGATGAGAATGGAAAATCCCAAAATCTGTATATAGGGAAAGATACAGCAACAGAATTTATAGATTTCTGGAGTGATACCCTTTCAGATGGTTCTTATGGCTGTGAGATAGAAAAAATTAAAAATGCGTTAATAGAACATAAAAAAGATATAAAAGATGGAAAACTCCAGATAAGGATTTTCGGAGCACATACAATTGGACAGTTAGGGAAACTCTCTTCACAGGAAAAAAGTTTGAATTTAAATTATTATTAA
- a CDS encoding helix-turn-helix domain-containing protein, producing MIDLIQASKICKDEREKRGLSREDLHKITKLPVDIIRRLEEDENYLKKEPYAYFQMKVLLNHFGINEELSRETLPEEPKKEKEEKIEYQPKSSFFKFFKGVFGALIIVLFTALSFSFKEKEEDDFASFLSLLNSTPEEKKQIPQKIEKNTKVIKNIHLKAKNYVWITAYIDGKEKVIKLTKGQSIKLKFNKKIKFETIGNANNLIIIFDDKKVALNQKIIHNLFVDNEGVFYNGYNLAQEES from the coding sequence TTGATTGACCTCATTCAAGCATCTAAGATTTGCAAAGATGAGAGGGAAAAGAGGGGTCTATCCAGAGAAGACCTTCACAAAATCACAAAACTGCCTGTTGATATAATCAGAAGATTAGAGGAAGATGAAAATTATCTCAAAAAAGAACCCTATGCCTATTTTCAGATGAAGGTTCTTTTAAACCATTTTGGTATCAATGAGGAGCTTTCAAGGGAAACCTTGCCAGAAGAACCCAAAAAAGAAAAAGAAGAAAAAATCGAGTATCAGCCCAAAAGCTCATTCTTTAAATTTTTTAAAGGAGTTTTTGGAGCATTAATAATTGTTTTATTTACAGCTCTATCATTTTCATTTAAGGAAAAAGAAGAAGATGATTTTGCATCATTTTTATCCCTTTTAAACTCAACCCCTGAAGAAAAAAAACAAATCCCCCAAAAGATAGAAAAAAACACAAAAGTTATAAAAAATATTCATCTAAAAGCAAAAAATTATGTATGGATAACAGCTTATATAGATGGGAAAGAAAAAGTTATAAAACTTACAAAAGGCCAGTCTATAAAACTAAAATTTAACAAAAAGATTAAATTTGAAACAATAGGAAATGCCAATAATCTCATTATTATCTTTGATGACAAAAAGGTTGCCCTCAACCAGAAAATAATTCATAATCTTTTTGTTGATAACGAAGGAGTTTTCTACAACGGATACAATCTGGCACAGGAAGAAAGTTGA
- a CDS encoding N-glycosylase/DNA lyase gives MIPAKEEIEKAKQEVEKYVNQRISEFKNLKEKNLTTFDFRPFVNIEPYQADIFSEACFCILTANSSAVMGIKIQKEVGIKGFKEYPFEKLFEIIRKKGHRFAAQRAERIIRLREQEDFLLSIAKEQNGKEAREKLVKAIYGYGYKEASHFLRNIGFDDVAIIDRHISRFLFEKGLVKPRKTITKKVYLECEEALEKIAADMGLTQAELDLYIFYIKTGKVLK, from the coding sequence TTGATACCTGCCAAAGAAGAAATAGAAAAGGCAAAACAGGAAGTAGAAAAATACGTTAATCAAAGAATATCAGAATTTAAAAACCTGAAAGAGAAAAATCTAACTACATTTGATTTTAGACCATTTGTCAATATTGAACCTTATCAGGCTGATATATTCTCGGAGGCATGTTTCTGTATTCTAACTGCTAATTCTTCTGCAGTAATGGGAATAAAAATCCAGAAAGAAGTAGGCATAAAAGGATTTAAAGAATACCCTTTTGAAAAACTATTTGAGATTATCAGAAAAAAAGGGCATAGATTTGCTGCCCAGAGGGCAGAAAGGATTATAAGATTAAGGGAACAGGAAGATTTTCTACTGAGCATTGCCAAGGAACAAAATGGTAAAGAAGCAAGGGAAAAACTGGTTAAAGCTATATATGGATATGGATATAAAGAAGCCAGTCATTTTTTAAGAAATATAGGTTTTGATGATGTTGCTATTATTGACAGGCATATATCCAGATTTTTATTTGAAAAAGGCCTTGTAAAACCAAGAAAAACCATAACCAAAAAAGTTTATCTTGAATGTGAAGAAGCCCTTGAAAAAATTGCCGCAGATATGGGTCTAACTCAGGCAGAACTTGACCTATATATCTTCTACATCAAAACAGGTAAAGTTTTGAAATGA